In Streptomyces longhuiensis, the following proteins share a genomic window:
- a CDS encoding acetoacetate decarboxylase family protein, producing MTSTQKDTVTVDLGGRSVPVPKGGLYDRYRMDTDLGEIARHPRVSGVDFFRKLPKTKVDSPIGPTLTPNFYYSISTARLTLLAPSRAIRTRLPAELAPLEIAPGLGLVSVMFFRYDVCDIDFYTEAAVGIAVRPARHGKLGFFDLVSALKNEHLVTYVLSLPVSTEIAQVRGHDGYGFPKWVTGLDVAIDANRTTARVANDTGGTDLSLSVATPAQTVYPSGERVSALTSYTSIDGAWHSTLSQTNVLSAGTALVPRDVQLQVGKGRMADDLRSLRPIRKVQLDVVTEGQLALHMPVPTSVQRRK from the coding sequence ATGACATCGACACAGAAGGACACCGTCACGGTCGACCTCGGTGGCCGATCGGTCCCGGTCCCGAAGGGCGGCCTGTACGACCGGTACCGGATGGACACCGATCTCGGCGAGATCGCCCGTCACCCCCGAGTCAGCGGCGTGGACTTCTTCCGAAAACTGCCCAAGACCAAGGTCGACTCTCCCATCGGTCCCACGCTCACACCGAACTTCTACTACAGCATCTCGACTGCCCGGCTCACGCTGCTCGCTCCGTCCCGCGCGATCCGCACCCGCCTTCCCGCGGAGCTGGCACCGCTGGAAATTGCACCGGGGCTTGGCCTGGTCTCGGTGATGTTCTTCCGCTACGACGTGTGCGACATCGACTTCTACACGGAAGCCGCCGTCGGGATCGCCGTCAGGCCCGCGCGGCACGGCAAGCTCGGATTCTTCGACCTCGTCTCCGCCCTCAAGAACGAGCACCTCGTCACCTACGTGCTGTCCCTGCCGGTCAGCACCGAAATCGCCCAGGTCCGGGGCCACGACGGGTACGGCTTCCCCAAGTGGGTCACCGGCCTCGACGTGGCCATCGACGCCAACCGGACGACCGCCCGCGTGGCCAACGACACCGGCGGGACGGACCTGTCTCTCTCGGTGGCCACGCCCGCCCAGACCGTGTACCCGAGCGGCGAGCGGGTCTCGGCTCTCACCTCGTACACGTCGATCGACGGCGCCTGGCACTCGACCCTGAGCCAGACCAATGTGCTGTCGGCCGGCACCGCACTTGTTCCTCGTGACGTCCAACTCCAGGTCGGAAAGGGCCGCATGGCCGACGACCTGCGATCGCTCAGGCCGATCAGGAAGGTTCAGCTCGACGTCGTGACCGAGGGTCAGCTGGCCCTGCACATGCCGGTCCCCACCTCGGTCCAGCGCCGGAAGTAA
- a CDS encoding PP2C family protein-serine/threonine phosphatase, which translates to MIEPGRPWLRRRYGRGRLVRLSPVILTVVIASLAYTTPPQLAFSRLLPAAPALAAAMWPVLPTVLLGTVCLFLMIGLSLVFPDLGTWWTAAGIIAVTVAAAYGSHVRLQRERTLFQVRLVADAAQQVVLSPMPRRLGNIEIESLYLAAAAEARIGGDFYEVADTPYGVRLLIGDVRGKGLPAVGVAAAIVNAFREAAYGEADMVDVARRLDASSTRYNAAFPSEGSMERFATALLAEIPHEGRRIDILNCGHPPPLLLNRRNLRILESANPSPLLCLAELIGDHYYVDTFDFAPGDTLLLYTDGIAEARARDGEFFPLAAWMRRQPPRPPRELLTALHHEVVRHSRGRLDDDIAALAVRLCET; encoded by the coding sequence GTGATCGAGCCTGGACGGCCGTGGCTCCGTCGGCGCTACGGCCGGGGGAGACTTGTACGGCTGTCGCCGGTCATTCTGACCGTCGTCATCGCCAGCCTGGCATACACCACTCCGCCGCAATTGGCCTTCAGCCGTCTCCTGCCCGCGGCGCCGGCCCTGGCGGCCGCCATGTGGCCGGTCCTTCCCACCGTCCTGCTCGGGACGGTCTGTCTCTTTCTGATGATCGGCCTCAGCCTCGTCTTCCCCGATCTGGGAACGTGGTGGACGGCCGCAGGGATCATCGCAGTCACCGTGGCCGCCGCGTACGGAAGCCATGTCCGGCTCCAGCGGGAGCGCACCCTCTTCCAGGTACGGCTCGTCGCCGACGCGGCGCAACAGGTGGTGCTGAGCCCTATGCCGCGCCGCCTGGGGAATATCGAGATCGAGTCGCTGTACCTTGCGGCCGCGGCGGAGGCCCGTATCGGCGGGGACTTCTACGAGGTGGCCGACACGCCATATGGGGTCAGGCTGCTCATCGGTGATGTGCGGGGCAAGGGCCTGCCGGCAGTGGGGGTGGCCGCGGCGATCGTCAACGCCTTCCGGGAAGCGGCCTACGGCGAGGCCGACATGGTCGACGTCGCACGCAGGCTGGACGCCAGCAGTACCCGTTACAACGCCGCCTTTCCCTCCGAGGGGTCGATGGAGCGCTTCGCCACCGCCCTTCTCGCCGAGATCCCGCACGAGGGCAGACGTATCGACATCCTCAACTGCGGACACCCCCCGCCATTACTCCTGAACCGCAGGAACCTCCGCATCCTCGAGTCCGCCAATCCCTCGCCACTGCTCTGCCTCGCCGAGCTGATCGGCGATCACTACTACGTCGACACCTTCGACTTCGCCCCTGGCGACACACTGCTCCTCTATACCGACGGGATCGCCGAAGCCCGCGCCCGCGACGGCGAGTTCTTTCCGCTGGCAGCGTGGATGCGTCGGCAGCCCCCGAGACCACCCCGCGAACTGCTCACGGCTCTGCACCACGAGGTCGTCCGCCACAGCAGAGGACGTCTCGACGACGACATCGCGGCCCTAGCCGTACGCCTTTGCGAGACCTGA
- a CDS encoding alpha/beta hydrolase, whose product MTELPPPITPYLEPAAKELCEATDPHPRIYEVPPEKGRDILLGLQSDPSVPRPEVDEEWVDVDAGEWGTVRTRIIRPKGVTGLLPVVFYIHGAGWVFGDDQTHDRLFRELAVGAGAAGVFPVYDRAPEAKYPTQVEQNYAVGRWVLEHGAEHGLDTSRIAVTGESVGGCMSAVFALMNKERGGIDLKAQVLLYPVANADFDTPSYLQFAEGYYLTRDGMKWFWDAYTTDPAQRTEHYASPLQASLDQLKGLPTTLVITDEADVLRDEGEQYANKLREAGVDVTSVRVAGMVHDFLLLDSLRDTRAANVARKLAVDALRTALHES is encoded by the coding sequence ATGACCGAGCTTCCCCCGCCGATCACCCCCTATCTTGAGCCCGCCGCAAAGGAGTTGTGCGAGGCGACCGATCCGCATCCGCGGATCTACGAGGTCCCTCCCGAGAAGGGCCGTGACATCCTCCTCGGCCTGCAGAGCGACCCGAGCGTGCCCCGCCCGGAGGTCGACGAGGAGTGGGTCGATGTGGACGCCGGCGAGTGGGGCACGGTCCGTACCCGCATCATCCGGCCCAAGGGAGTCACTGGCCTGCTGCCTGTGGTGTTCTACATCCACGGCGCAGGCTGGGTCTTCGGCGACGACCAGACCCACGATCGCCTCTTCCGTGAGCTGGCGGTCGGTGCGGGCGCCGCGGGCGTCTTCCCTGTCTACGACCGGGCCCCGGAGGCGAAGTACCCCACCCAGGTCGAGCAGAACTATGCGGTGGGTCGGTGGGTCCTGGAGCACGGCGCTGAGCACGGCCTGGACACCTCGCGCATCGCCGTCACCGGCGAGTCGGTGGGTGGCTGCATGTCGGCGGTGTTCGCGCTGATGAACAAGGAGCGCGGTGGCATCGACCTCAAGGCTCAGGTCCTGCTCTACCCGGTGGCCAACGCCGACTTCGACACTCCGTCCTACCTGCAGTTCGCGGAGGGCTACTACCTCACCCGCGACGGCATGAAGTGGTTCTGGGACGCCTACACCACCGACCCCGCCCAGCGCACCGAGCACTACGCCTCACCACTGCAGGCGAGCCTCGATCAGCTGAAAGGGCTGCCGACCACCCTGGTCATCACCGATGAGGCCGATGTCCTGCGTGACGAGGGCGAGCAGTACGCCAACAAACTCCGCGAGGCCGGCGTGGATGTCACCTCCGTCCGCGTCGCAGGCATGGTCCACGACTTCCTCCTCCTGGACAGCCTGCGTGACACCCGCGCCGCCAACGTCGCCCGCAAGCTCGCTGTCGACGCTCTTCGGACGGCACTGCACGAAAGCTGA